ATGATGAACCAGACATAACCTTGTTTTGTTGAATCCTCTGACAAGGTCTGCCTGGGACAGCTCTCTGTGGAGTCCTCCAGAACGTTTCAGCCACCAATCCGTTCTTGTCATGTTCGGCTTGGTGACTttccataataattattagctAGAGACAttctaaataactttaaagaaCAACAAAGTGAAATAGGAATTTTGATATGACATATCACTAGTCATAGACAAGAGAATTTTTGAACACGGCTACAACAAGAGTacagataacaaaataaaattctagcTACGTAAATGTATTAcgagtatttaaatatctactatgttatgtaaataatactcAATTAGGTACCTacttatttctttacaaactttttcaatagcgtataaattaaaaatatttgacgttCTCTAACACGTCACTTATAAACccgtagttttataaatattgataaatatttatcttttgctatttttcctaaatttaaatttgtgttcTCATCGTTTATACTTATTCCacaaaaatttagaaaatattgctGGAAATCGAAACaggattaaaatatcaataacgTTTTTTGATAATTGTTTCTAGGTGGTTTGTTTAATCAATaccaatataatatgatttttgattCAGACTGATAAAGTAGTCAATttggtttaataaaatgtctagCCCAAACCCAGAAACAGACTCATCGTCAATGTTTATGCAAAAAGGCGATGGTAGAAATACTAGAAGTCCCACTAAATGTGAATCATCTTCCAGAAAAAATTCCCTTGTAAAGGCAAGTATACCGGCTGAGGTGATTACtgtgaaagatttttttgactTCATGAAAACAGCTTATCAAGTTTATGAGCATCTAGAAGGTGATGAGGACGAAGGGTCAAAAATTAACTGGGAAGAATTGACTAAGCTGACGGTAATAAATCATGTAATAGGACAACAGGAAAGAGATCTTTTGCAACAAACTGCGTTCACTGGTCAGAAAACTATAACAAGCCAAAGTGATACAGTGATTGAAAGGAAGAATAGCGATACAGAACGAACCGATAAGAGATATAGTTGTAGTGAAATTGAAGGtaggaaataataaacaatgcaATACAttttctcaaaatattttaactattgaatgactttacattttattagttattcttttttttttatttcagggCTAGGGCGTAGGCGGTCCTTGCCTCCAGAAGCTCGTGTAGAGATGCTTGGCGTTTGGACAGAAGCTAATTTAAACTGCAAATTGAATGACGTAAGTTGTTCACTCTTCCGTTTTAAACTTTTGAAATTAAGAATTTCTAACAATGTTGAGTAATTTTACAGGTTATAAATGAAGGAATTTTGGACTCTATACTTCCCTACCTTGTCGGATATAAAAAACCTTCAAAAACAACGAGTGTTTACGCACCGATTATAAAAAAGTCACCATCAAGTTCTTCTACTGAAATCAAAAAGCCGGCTAGTTTTGgtggtaaaatattatatatttgtattaaatatataatacaaataattatttcatatttataactacCATCCGtatttagattaaatatatatatatatatattaagtaccaatatttttaaaggtttcGTCAATGAAAAAGAATCCTGGGACCGTTTGGGTAGACGTAAATCTTCTGTAACAGCAGCACAAGATCGCGTAAATCAGAAACAAGagtaagtataatatatatattaaattataaaatgttgtttgttttgtatttaaattactttttagaaTTCGTATTAAATACtagtcatataattatatccaATACCTTTTATTGGATATGATACCTGTCTCTAACTGAGGTGATCGAACTGTTGGAATacatttgtgatattttttatgtttgtgtttAAGAGGTGACGTTGAAATTCATGTTTGCGATGAAGTAAAGGGTTTGAAGAAGGATTTTAGATGTCCCCAAAAACTACTTATATCTAAAATGGGCTACTTTGCTGACGTGACGGCGGGTCAGCGTTTGGAAGACATGGATATATCTGTACACTGCGACATCcaggtattttataattattgtgtaattaattagattttgtaagtttaattaaatatttcaatttgtcTAGATATTTGATTGGTTGATGAGATGGGTGAAACGAGACACGATTCTCGTAGCAGACTGGCCGCTACTGGATCCACAGAATGTTGTGCCCATCCTTGTATCAGCTTCATTTTTGCAGGTGAaccaagaaaatatttgataaaacataagagataatatgttttgaccatttaaacattaattaattacttaaaattaattaattatacttttaacagtatattttaaataaaatcttaaagtaGACTGAAAAACATGAGTGTTTATCTTCCTAGATGGAGCCCCTACTCCACGATTGTTTGATTTACTGTCATGCACACATGAATGATATAGTCAAGACTTCAACCAACCTGGCCTGCTTGAGCGATGCTCTTTTAACTAGGTATTCACTTAGCACtgtggaaaaataatatttatttttattcacacttcagattaattatctttatttggCCATGGcttctgttatattttaagaaatagacTATCGTCGTTACAACCcagataatttttgtttaatttcacaactaattaaatttgaaaccctgaaaaacattgttatatgttatgttcattagcaaataatattttaacttatgtaTTTGCTTACTCGCCTCTTCAAAAGTTGGGCGTAATTTTTTGGAATATGTTCTAGTAAAATTTGCTGAATGTAACTTTCAGTATTCAAAAAATCTCAACAGGTTAGCAGCTATGTACACAAATGCAGAGCTCGAAGCCATCAGAGATCGTAAAGATAAGATACAATCTCGTCTGTACTGCAAGATGATCATGTCACTGGCAGAACCGGTACCGGAAACATTGAGGGGACATTACGCAACACTTGCCACGCTATTTAAGTGCagcaagtaatattttgttataacccataattctttttaatacttgatttaaaaaaaatatttaacgccttataaacaagtttataaagttattgcgtaaaaaataacataacataggTGAGAATTAtgtctttttaaaaagataaaacaaatatataattggaatgaattattttcaatttcaaattatatttaattttcttttacctTTAAGCATTAAGCTTAATGTATTTCCTAATAGTTCACTAAGTCCTTTATTTTATCTGCACCTTTGATTCTTGTAGATTTTACCGTAAACTTCGTTATccgattaattatatttaaaaacacccGTATGATTTTTTCCACCGGCATAATTTCAAAGAACTTAATTTCCTTGAAACCGATTATGCCATTTTCCAAttggtatttaatattctatattaaaatttaacacccATAAACACACAGTTAAAAACATAACACGTCTTCAACTCTTCGCAGGTATCAggtaacaaatacatatatgtaaaacattatgaatttttgtaaatttatttgtgttcTTTTTTGTGTTAAGAGTATCTGTCCTAagggttaaaaaaataaagtgcaTATCAGATGCTTTACTGACACAGATGCAACAAGCTGCTCGGTCGACACATCGCTGGACAGGTCCCCTGCCAGCCTTCTTCCATGCGCATCGACAGACGAGGGAACGTCATCTCGGAACACACCAAGTTTGTTATTATAGATAACAGTTGTTTGTCCATTTAGA
This Danaus plexippus chromosome Z, MEX_DaPlex, whole genome shotgun sequence DNA region includes the following protein-coding sequences:
- the LOC116778122 gene encoding SANT and BTB domain regulator of class switch recombination isoform X1 — protein: MSSPNPETDSSSMFMQKGDGRNTRSPTKCESSSRKNSLVKASIPAEVITVKDFFDFMKTAYQVYEHLEGDEDEGSKINWEELTKLTVINHVIGQQERDLLQQTAFTGQKTITSQSDTVIERKNSDTERTDKRYSCSEIEGLGRRRSLPPEARVEMLGVWTEANLNCKLNDVINEGILDSILPYLVGYKKPSKTTSVYAPIIKKSPSSSSTEIKKPASFGGFVNEKESWDRLGRRKSSVTAAQDRVNQKQEGDVEIHVCDEVKGLKKDFRCPQKLLISKMGYFADVTAGQRLEDMDISVHCDIQIFDWLMRWVKRDTILVADWPLLDPQNVVPILVSASFLQMEPLLHDCLIYCHAHMNDIVKTSTNLACLSDALLTRLAAMYTNAELEAIRDRKDKIQSRLYCKMIMSLAEPVPETLRGHYATLATLFKCSKCNKLLGRHIAGQVPCQPSSMRIDRRGNVISEHTKDPSWSLNEYIRWLYGELRSWRRVYWRLWADCHFLHCQLCDSYFPAYQMEWCSHHEQSPQMFAVQGAPLAAGRYACCGERAYRFETLTRNTGCQFREHVPEERLPADAAVMEIYTQFRDIIAMRPPQLMFPERLTRLVPREGSVSGARLQCSEVYWWQGVQLVPPRAPLGLLGRLYTSEQQFNPLVRPGSPPVGAVRSSAQSLAGNATGACPSPDQREVKKPKEDSPRSKQGVGSGSLEACESSDSSEQSDDSDRSDEDAPRRSRTRNRTAPPARNTVPRRGRAPGRVWVSTQSARSNQDGQRRFEERAASHMRAALVRRHHHTSRTRPHPGGVYARLEAEWRERQGCVTTTRTRQAAASRARPANKYK
- the LOC116778122 gene encoding SANT and BTB domain regulator of class switch recombination isoform X2, giving the protein MSSPNPETDSSSMFMQKGDGRNTRSPTKCESSSRKNSLVKASIPAEVITVKDFFDFMKTAYQVYEHLEGDEDEGSKINWEELTKLTVINHVIGQQERDLLQQTAFTGQKTITSQSDTVIERKNSDTERTDKRYSCSEIEGLGRRRSLPPEARVEMLGVWTEANLNCKLNDVINEGILDSILPYLVGYKKPSKTTSVYAPIIKKSPSSSSTEIKKPASFGGFVNEKESWDRLGRRKSSVTAAQDRVNQKQEGDVEIHVCDEVKGLKKDFRCPQKLLISKMGYFADVTAGQRLEDMDISVHCDIQIFDWLMRWVKRDTILVADWPLLDPQNVVPILVSASFLQMEPLLHDCLIYCHAHMNDIVKTSTNLACLSDALLTRLAAMYTNAELEAIRDRKDKIQSRLYCKMIMSLAEPVPETLRGHYATLATLFKCSKCNKLLGRHIAGQVPCQPSSMRIDRRGNVISEHTKDPSWSLNEYIRWLYGELRSWRRVYWRLWADCHFLHCQLCDSYFPAYQMEWCSHHEQSPQMFAVQGAPLAAGRYACCGERAYRFETLTRNTGCQFREHVPEERLPADAAVMEIYTQFRDIIAMRPPQLMFPERLTRLVPRGSVSGARLQCSEVYWWQGVQLVPPRAPLGLLGRLYTSEQQFNPLVRPGSPPVGAVRSSAQSLAGNATGACPSPDQREVKKPKEDSPRSKQGVGSGSLEACESSDSSEQSDDSDRSDEDAPRRSRTRNRTAPPARNTVPRRGRAPGRVWVSTQSARSNQDGQRRFEERAASHMRAALVRRHHHTSRTRPHPGGVYARLEAEWRERQGCVTTTRTRQAAASRARPANKYK
- the LOC116778122 gene encoding SANT and BTB domain regulator of class switch recombination isoform X3, producing MKTAYQVYEHLEGDEDEGSKINWEELTKLTVINHVIGQQERDLLQQTAFTGQKTITSQSDTVIERKNSDTERTDKRYSCSEIEGLGRRRSLPPEARVEMLGVWTEANLNCKLNDVINEGILDSILPYLVGYKKPSKTTSVYAPIIKKSPSSSSTEIKKPASFGGFVNEKESWDRLGRRKSSVTAAQDRVNQKQEGDVEIHVCDEVKGLKKDFRCPQKLLISKMGYFADVTAGQRLEDMDISVHCDIQIFDWLMRWVKRDTILVADWPLLDPQNVVPILVSASFLQMEPLLHDCLIYCHAHMNDIVKTSTNLACLSDALLTRLAAMYTNAELEAIRDRKDKIQSRLYCKMIMSLAEPVPETLRGHYATLATLFKCSKCNKLLGRHIAGQVPCQPSSMRIDRRGNVISEHTKDPSWSLNEYIRWLYGELRSWRRVYWRLWADCHFLHCQLCDSYFPAYQMEWCSHHEQSPQMFAVQGAPLAAGRYACCGERAYRFETLTRNTGCQFREHVPEERLPADAAVMEIYTQFRDIIAMRPPQLMFPERLTRLVPREGSVSGARLQCSEVYWWQGVQLVPPRAPLGLLGRLYTSEQQFNPLVRPGSPPVGAVRSSAQSLAGNATGACPSPDQREVKKPKEDSPRSKQGVGSGSLEACESSDSSEQSDDSDRSDEDAPRRSRTRNRTAPPARNTVPRRGRAPGRVWVSTQSARSNQDGQRRFEERAASHMRAALVRRHHHTSRTRPHPGGVYARLEAEWRERQGCVTTTRTRQAAASRARPANKYK